In one window of Haemophilus parainfluenzae DNA:
- the gdhA gene encoding NADP-specific glutamate dehydrogenase, protein MSAVASLDVFLEKVAQRDGQQPEFLQAVREVFTSIWPFLEANPKYRSEALLERLVEPERAIQFRVAWTDDKGQVQVNRAFRVQFNSAIGPYKGGIRFHPSVNLSILKFLGFEQIFKNALTTLPMGGAKGGSDFDPKGKSDAEVMRFCQALMAELYRHVGSDTDVPAGDIGVGGREVGYLAGYMKKLSNQAACVFTGRGLSFGGSLIRPEATGYGLVYFAQAMLAEKGDCFQGKTVSVSGSGNVAQYAIEKAMELGAKVVTCSDSAGYVYLPEGFDHEKLAALLELKNVKRGRVKEFAEQFGLQYVAGKRPWEVKADIALPCATQNELEIADAKTLIANGVKLVAEGANMPTTIEATEAFLEAGVLFGPGKAANAGGVATSGLEMAQSSQRLYWTAEEVDKQLHRIMLDIHANCKKYGTVAGQANINYVVGANVAGFVKVADAMLAQGVY, encoded by the coding sequence ATGTCAGCAGTAGCATCATTAGACGTATTTCTTGAAAAAGTGGCTCAACGTGACGGCCAGCAACCTGAATTTTTACAAGCCGTTCGTGAAGTCTTTACGTCAATCTGGCCTTTCTTGGAGGCAAACCCTAAATACCGTTCAGAAGCTTTATTAGAGCGTTTAGTAGAACCTGAGCGAGCAATCCAATTCCGTGTGGCATGGACTGATGATAAAGGCCAAGTTCAAGTAAACCGTGCTTTCCGTGTGCAATTCAACAGTGCAATTGGTCCATACAAAGGTGGAATTCGTTTTCATCCATCCGTTAACTTATCAATTTTAAAATTCTTAGGTTTTGAACAGATCTTTAAAAATGCCTTAACCACATTACCAATGGGCGGTGCGAAAGGGGGTTCAGATTTTGATCCTAAAGGTAAATCAGATGCTGAAGTGATGCGTTTTTGCCAAGCGTTAATGGCGGAACTTTATCGTCATGTTGGGTCGGATACCGATGTGCCGGCAGGTGATATCGGTGTAGGTGGTCGAGAGGTAGGCTATCTTGCAGGCTATATGAAAAAATTATCAAACCAAGCTGCTTGTGTGTTTACGGGGCGTGGTCTTTCATTCGGTGGAAGTTTAATTCGTCCTGAAGCGACGGGTTATGGTTTAGTGTATTTTGCACAAGCAATGCTCGCAGAAAAAGGAGATTGCTTCCAAGGTAAAACTGTTTCAGTTTCTGGTTCGGGTAACGTGGCTCAATATGCCATTGAAAAAGCGATGGAACTCGGAGCAAAAGTAGTGACTTGTTCTGACTCGGCGGGTTATGTGTATTTACCAGAAGGTTTTGACCATGAAAAATTAGCGGCGTTATTAGAGCTCAAAAATGTAAAACGTGGTCGAGTGAAAGAATTTGCGGAACAGTTTGGTTTGCAATATGTCGCGGGTAAACGCCCGTGGGAAGTAAAAGCAGATATTGCGCTTCCTTGCGCAACTCAAAACGAATTAGAGATTGCAGACGCTAAAACCTTAATTGCGAATGGCGTGAAATTAGTGGCTGAAGGTGCAAACATGCCAACCACTATTGAAGCAACAGAGGCATTTTTAGAGGCGGGCGTGTTATTTGGCCCGGGTAAAGCGGCAAATGCGGGTGGCGTTGCAACGTCAGGTTTAGAAATGGCACAAAGCTCACAACGTTTGTATTGGACTGCTGAGGAGGTGGATAAACAGCTTCATCGTATCATGTTAGATATTCATGCAAACTGTAAAAAATATGGCACTGTCGCTGGTCAAGCAAACATCAACTATGTTGTCGGGGCAAATGTCGCAGGCTTTGTGAAAGTGGCTGATGCAATGTTGGCGCAAGGGGTTTATTAA
- the hemB gene encoding porphobilinogen synthase: MTQQILGGFPTRRLRRLRKHDFSRRLVAENTLTANDLIYPVFIIEGENHREPVPSMPRVERLTIDQLLIEAGLLVKYGVPVIALFPVVEQDKKSLMADEAFNPNGLVQRAVRALKGAYLELGVLTDVALDPYTLHGQDGIIDEEGYVLNDITTDILIKQAVSHAEAGADIVAPSDMMDGRISRIRQALEESGYINTQIMAYSAKYASNYYGPFRDAVGSAGNLKGGDKKTYQLDPANGNEGLQEVALDLQEGADMVMVKPGMPYLDMVYRVKEYFGVPTFAYQVSGEYAMHMAAIQNGWLKEKECIMESLLCFKRAGADGILTYFAKQVAEWLYLEGKNK, encoded by the coding sequence ATGACTCAACAAATTTTAGGCGGTTTCCCAACCCGTCGTCTTCGTCGTTTACGTAAACATGATTTTAGCCGTCGTTTAGTGGCAGAAAATACCTTAACAGCTAATGATTTAATTTATCCAGTATTTATTATTGAAGGCGAAAATCATCGTGAACCAGTGCCTTCGATGCCTAGAGTTGAGCGTTTAACCATTGATCAGTTATTAATTGAAGCTGGCCTTTTAGTGAAATATGGTGTACCAGTGATCGCATTATTCCCTGTGGTTGAGCAAGATAAAAAATCTTTAATGGCTGATGAGGCATTTAACCCGAATGGTTTGGTACAGCGAGCAGTGAGAGCATTAAAAGGCGCTTATCTAGAATTAGGTGTGTTAACAGATGTCGCACTCGATCCTTATACATTACACGGACAAGATGGGATCATTGATGAAGAAGGCTATGTATTGAACGATATCACAACAGATATCCTGATTAAACAGGCTGTTTCACACGCTGAAGCAGGTGCTGATATTGTGGCGCCGAGTGATATGATGGATGGACGTATTAGTCGTATTCGTCAGGCATTGGAAGAGAGTGGTTATATTAATACACAAATTATGGCGTATTCAGCGAAATATGCGTCTAATTACTATGGCCCATTTCGTGATGCAGTCGGTTCTGCGGGTAATTTGAAAGGTGGCGATAAGAAAACCTATCAACTCGATCCTGCCAACGGTAATGAAGGTCTGCAAGAAGTGGCTCTTGATTTACAAGAAGGTGCTGATATGGTGATGGTGAAACCAGGTATGCCATATTTGGATATGGTCTATCGCGTGAAAGAGTATTTCGGCGTGCCAACTTTTGCTTACCAAGTTTCTGGCGAATATGCGATGCATATGGCCGCCATTCAAAATGGTTGGTTGAAAGAAAAAGAATGCATTATGGAATCATTGCTTTGTTTTAAACGTGCGGGTGCAGATGGTATCTTGACGTACTTTGCGAAGCAGGTTGCAGAGTGGCTTTACTTAGAAGGTAAAAATAAATAG
- the tatC gene encoding twin-arginine translocase subunit TatC: MSNTTDDSQPLITHLVELRNRLLRCVICILVVFVALVYFSNDIYHFVAAPLTAVMPKGATMIATNIQTPFFTPIKLTAIVSVFISVPYLLYQIWAFVAPALYQHEKRLIYPLLFSSTVLFYCGVAFAYYIVFPFVFSFFTQTAPEGVAIATDISSYLDFALALFLAFGVCFEVPVAIILLCWTGATTTKALASKRPYIVVGAFFVGMILTPPDVFSQTLLAVPMCLLFELGLLVARFYQPKDDEEETTDEESAVENQADLNHKY, encoded by the coding sequence ATGAGCAATACGACGGACGATTCCCAACCGTTAATTACCCATCTTGTTGAACTCAGAAATCGCTTATTACGTTGTGTAATTTGTATTTTAGTGGTTTTTGTGGCGTTGGTTTATTTTTCTAATGATATTTATCATTTTGTTGCTGCACCTTTAACGGCAGTCATGCCAAAGGGGGCAACGATGATTGCCACCAATATCCAAACGCCTTTCTTTACACCAATTAAATTAACCGCAATTGTATCGGTGTTTATTTCGGTGCCTTATTTGCTTTATCAAATTTGGGCGTTTGTTGCACCGGCGCTGTATCAACATGAAAAACGTTTAATTTATCCGCTATTATTTTCTAGTACAGTTTTATTCTATTGCGGTGTAGCATTTGCTTATTATATTGTTTTCCCTTTTGTGTTTAGTTTCTTTACCCAAACTGCTCCGGAAGGGGTGGCTATCGCTACAGATATCAGTAGTTACCTTGATTTTGCTTTAGCGTTATTCTTGGCATTTGGTGTGTGTTTTGAAGTACCGGTTGCCATTATTTTACTTTGTTGGACAGGTGCAACCACGACGAAAGCATTGGCTTCAAAACGTCCTTATATTGTTGTCGGTGCGTTTTTTGTCGGTATGATCTTAACGCCCCCAGACGTCTTCTCTCAAACTTTACTCGCTGTACCGATGTGCCTTTTATTTGAATTAGGCTTGTTAGTTGCTCGTTTCTATCAACCGAAAGATGATGAAGAAGAGACAACGGATGAAGAAAGTGCGGTAGAAAATCAGGCTGATTTAAATCACAAATATTAA
- the tatB gene encoding Sec-independent protein translocase protein TatB, with product MFDIGFSELILLMFIGLVVLGPQRLPVAIRTVMGWVKTIRGLAANVQNELKQELKLQELQDSIKKAEQLNLKQLSPDLSKTVEELKEQAQKMRAELEEKAAAAGTTVEEQIKEIKSAAENSADSAEKLVVNSQETTEKQAETTSTEYVENELVEVSEPEKTEVDLTALEAHEQAELTERLSDYYSPDDVELQPAPKSEVKS from the coding sequence GTGTTTGATATTGGTTTTTCCGAACTTATTTTATTGATGTTTATCGGCTTAGTTGTACTTGGTCCTCAGCGTTTACCTGTCGCTATTCGTACGGTAATGGGATGGGTGAAAACAATTCGAGGGCTAGCTGCTAATGTTCAAAATGAATTAAAACAAGAACTTAAATTGCAAGAGTTGCAGGATAGTATTAAGAAAGCTGAGCAGCTTAATCTCAAGCAGCTTTCTCCAGACTTAAGTAAAACCGTTGAAGAGCTAAAAGAGCAAGCTCAAAAAATGCGTGCAGAGCTAGAAGAAAAAGCGGCTGCTGCGGGCACAACGGTAGAAGAGCAAATTAAAGAAATTAAAAGTGCGGCTGAAAATTCGGCTGATTCTGCTGAAAAACTCGTGGTGAATTCACAAGAAACAACAGAAAAACAGGCTGAAACAACATCGACAGAGTATGTAGAGAATGAACTTGTTGAAGTTTCAGAACCTGAAAAAACAGAAGTAGATTTGACCGCACTTGAAGCCCATGAACAAGCTGAATTAACCGAGCGTTTATCTGATTACTATTCGCCGGATGATGTGGAGCTGCAACCAGCACCTAAATCTGAAGTTAAGTCCTAG
- the tatA gene encoding twin-arginine translocase TatA/TatE family subunit, which yields MFGLSPAQMIILLIVILLVFGTKKLRNAGSDLGAAVKGFKKAMSDDEPKKDADFTQIKNGTATTEKTEKTETVKEKEQA from the coding sequence ATGTTTGGTTTATCCCCAGCACAAATGATTATTTTATTAATTGTGATTTTATTAGTATTTGGGACGAAAAAATTACGTAATGCGGGATCTGATCTCGGTGCAGCAGTAAAAGGCTTTAAAAAGGCGATGTCTGACGATGAACCTAAAAAAGATGCTGACTTTACTCAAATTAAAAATGGTACAGCAACAACTGAAAAAACTGAAAAAACTGAAACAGTGAAAGAGAAAGAACAGGCATAG
- a CDS encoding BCCT family transporter, which yields MSLSKFMEKQTSFNPLVIGVTLFFVVLLVSMILILPEQTQTLLNVVKSGIFANFSWFYVLVFSVFLCFLVILSVSSLGNIKLGNDEEEPEFGFLSWLAMLFAAGMGVGLMFFGVAEPLTHYLSDITSGAAEHKQQEALLHTLFHWGIHAWAVYGTIALALAYFGFRYKLPLALRSCFYPLLKERINGRLGDLIDIMALIATLFGIITTLGFGASQLGAGLHQLGWVGENSFSLQIVIIAVVISLATFSAISGVGKGVKILSELNLTLAFSLLIFVLVAGPTLYLLSAFSDNIGTYFGNLVQLSFKTYVYEQEHTDWFSGWTILYWAWWCSWAPFVGLFIARISRGRTIREFIFGVLVVPSMFGILWFTVFGNTAIWLNDGEAAGALGQMISSPETLLFKFLDYLPLSGLTGLVSLVVISLFFITSADSGIYVLNNIASRDKSLTSPRWQAVMWGVLMSVVAIVLMQSGGLGNLQTMTLLVALPFAMLMLIMCFSLWKGLNADKKYFDTKVNPTSIFWTGDNWQDRLEQMMNQTQEKDTLRFLKHTVLPAMRELRQELISKYELSVQIHTLFEQDEPAVELVIQKESMRDFMYGVKSVGRDVSKQLINDDNLPHIQHSMTYEPYTYFFDGRVGYDVQYMNQDELIADMLKHYDRYLSLLDNVGQELMAHEQTELAE from the coding sequence TTGTCTTTATCTAAATTTATGGAAAAACAGACGTCATTCAATCCTTTAGTGATTGGCGTAACGTTATTTTTTGTTGTATTACTAGTCTCAATGATTTTAATTTTACCTGAACAAACACAAACGTTATTAAATGTTGTTAAATCAGGTATTTTTGCCAATTTTAGTTGGTTTTATGTATTAGTATTTTCAGTATTTTTGTGTTTTTTAGTCATTTTATCGGTGAGTAGCCTAGGCAATATTAAACTGGGAAATGATGAAGAGGAACCCGAATTTGGTTTTCTATCTTGGTTAGCGATGTTATTTGCTGCAGGCATGGGTGTTGGATTGATGTTTTTTGGTGTTGCAGAGCCATTGACGCATTATTTATCTGATATTACATCTGGTGCAGCAGAGCATAAGCAACAAGAAGCATTATTACATACCCTATTTCACTGGGGGATTCATGCTTGGGCCGTGTATGGAACCATAGCCTTAGCGTTAGCCTACTTTGGGTTTCGCTATAAATTGCCACTGGCATTACGCTCTTGTTTTTATCCGTTATTAAAAGAACGTATTAACGGGCGATTGGGTGATCTTATCGATATTATGGCATTGATTGCAACCTTATTCGGAATTATCACCACACTCGGCTTTGGAGCTTCTCAACTAGGAGCCGGTTTACATCAATTAGGTTGGGTTGGTGAAAATAGTTTTAGTTTGCAAATTGTCATTATTGCTGTCGTGATAAGCCTGGCTACATTTTCTGCTATTTCTGGCGTAGGAAAAGGGGTAAAAATCTTAAGTGAACTAAATTTAACATTAGCTTTCAGCTTATTAATTTTTGTGTTGGTGGCTGGTCCGACATTATACTTGCTATCGGCTTTTAGCGACAATATCGGCACTTATTTTGGCAATTTAGTACAATTAAGCTTCAAAACTTACGTTTATGAACAGGAACATACTGATTGGTTTAGTGGTTGGACAATTCTCTATTGGGCATGGTGGTGTTCTTGGGCGCCATTTGTAGGCCTATTTATTGCTAGAATTTCCAGAGGACGGACAATTCGAGAATTTATTTTCGGTGTATTAGTCGTTCCTAGTATGTTTGGCATATTGTGGTTTACTGTATTTGGAAACACCGCTATTTGGCTAAATGATGGTGAGGCGGCTGGTGCATTGGGACAAATGATTTCCTCACCAGAAACGTTACTCTTTAAGTTTTTGGATTATTTACCGCTTTCTGGTTTAACTGGTTTAGTGAGTTTAGTGGTAATTTCTTTATTCTTTATTACTTCGGCAGACTCCGGTATTTATGTGCTAAATAATATTGCATCTCGCGATAAAAGTCTTACATCACCTCGTTGGCAAGCGGTGATGTGGGGTGTATTAATGTCAGTTGTCGCCATTGTTTTAATGCAATCAGGTGGCTTAGGAAATCTACAGACAATGACGTTGTTAGTGGCATTACCTTTTGCGATGTTGATGTTGATTATGTGCTTTAGTTTATGGAAAGGCTTGAATGCGGATAAAAAATATTTTGATACTAAGGTCAACCCAACCAGTATTTTCTGGACAGGAGATAACTGGCAAGATCGTTTGGAGCAGATGATGAATCAAACTCAAGAAAAGGATACATTACGTTTCCTCAAACATACGGTTTTACCAGCTATGCGTGAGTTACGCCAAGAATTGATTAGTAAATATGAGTTGAGCGTACAAATTCACACATTATTTGAACAGGATGAGCCAGCCGTGGAATTGGTTATTCAAAAAGAATCCATGCGTGATTTTATGTATGGTGTGAAATCTGTTGGTAGAGATGTCTCTAAACAGCTAATTAATGATGATAACTTACCACATATTCAGCATAGTATGACCTATGAACCGTATACCTATTTCTTTGATGGACGAGTGGGATACGATGTGCAATATATGAATCAAGATGAATTGATTGCCGATATGTTGAAACATTATGATCGATATCTAAGTTTATTAGATAATGTTGGTCAAGAATTGATGGCTCACGAACAAACAGAGTTAGCGGAATAA
- the mnmA gene encoding tRNA 2-thiouridine(34) synthase MnmA: MLTSNTYNQHFAPLSAEQLAQNATKKVICGMSGGVDSSVSAFILQQQGYQVEGLFMKNWEEDDDTDYCTAAADLADAQAVCDKLGIKLHKINFAAEYWDNVFEHFLTEYKAGRTPNPDILCNKEIKFKAFLEYAAEDLGANYIATGHYVRRRGEDNQAELLRGLDSNKDQSYFLYTLSKNQVGQSLFPVGEIEKPIVRAIAEDLGLITAKKKDSTGICFIGERKFKDFLARYLPAQPGDIRTVDGEIIGRHEGLMYHTLGQRKGLGIGGLKNAGDEAWYVVDKDVENNELIVAQGHDHPRLFSKGLIAQLHWINREPVREAFRCTVKTRYRQTDIACLVEPIDDDCIRVIFDEPQAAVTPGQSAVFYLDEVYLGGGIIEERI; this comes from the coding sequence ATGTTAACTTCAAATACTTATAATCAACATTTCGCACCATTGAGTGCAGAACAACTTGCCCAAAATGCCACTAAAAAAGTCATTTGCGGTATGTCTGGTGGGGTAGATTCCTCCGTTTCCGCATTTATTCTTCAACAACAAGGCTACCAAGTGGAAGGTCTGTTTATGAAAAACTGGGAAGAAGATGACGATACCGATTATTGTACAGCCGCAGCGGATCTTGCTGATGCGCAGGCAGTATGCGACAAGCTAGGCATTAAGCTACATAAAATCAATTTTGCGGCGGAATATTGGGATAACGTGTTTGAACATTTCTTAACAGAATATAAAGCCGGCCGTACGCCAAATCCAGACATTCTTTGTAACAAAGAAATTAAATTTAAAGCTTTCTTGGAATATGCAGCGGAAGATTTAGGCGCTAACTATATTGCTACCGGCCATTACGTGCGTCGTCGTGGTGAAGATAATCAAGCAGAGTTATTGCGCGGTTTAGATAGCAACAAAGACCAAAGTTATTTCCTTTACACGTTGAGTAAAAATCAGGTAGGCCAAAGCCTTTTCCCTGTTGGTGAAATTGAAAAGCCAATCGTACGTGCTATTGCTGAAGATTTAGGTTTAATTACTGCGAAGAAAAAAGACTCTACTGGTATCTGTTTTATTGGTGAGCGTAAGTTTAAGGATTTCTTAGCACGTTATTTGCCCGCTCAACCGGGTGACATCCGTACCGTAGATGGCGAGATTATTGGTCGCCATGAAGGTTTGATGTATCACACTCTCGGGCAGCGTAAAGGGTTAGGGATCGGTGGATTAAAAAATGCTGGTGATGAAGCCTGGTATGTAGTGGATAAAGATGTCGAAAACAATGAATTGATTGTGGCACAAGGCCATGATCATCCACGTTTGTTCTCCAAAGGCTTAATTGCTCAGTTACATTGGATAAATCGCGAACCTGTACGTGAGGCGTTTCGTTGCACAGTGAAAACTCGTTATCGCCAAACGGACATAGCTTGTTTGGTTGAGCCAATTGATGACGATTGCATTCGAGTGATTTTTGATGAACCGCAAGCCGCGGTCACACCAGGTCAATCAGCGGTATTTTACCTAGATGAAGTGTACTTGGGTGGAGGCATTATCGAAGAACGAATTTAA
- the nqrM gene encoding (Na+)-NQR maturation NqrM, producing MQTLFFTLLAFVAIIVLMSVGFIFKKQALKGSCGGLSSLGIAKACDCDKPCDTLQEKLDAGDENAKAEYKQKFAKKDDNSQFYEVK from the coding sequence ATGCAAACGTTATTTTTTACCCTATTAGCTTTTGTGGCAATTATCGTATTGATGTCTGTTGGCTTTATCTTTAAAAAGCAAGCTTTAAAAGGTAGCTGTGGAGGTCTTTCCTCACTCGGTATTGCCAAAGCCTGTGATTGCGATAAACCTTGTGACACTTTGCAAGAAAAATTAGATGCTGGCGATGAAAATGCCAAAGCTGAATACAAACAAAAATTTGCGAAGAAAGACGATAATTCGCAATTTTATGAGGTGAAATAA
- a CDS encoding FAD:protein FMN transferase, which translates to MKKVLIGLIAVVLACSLSACKKDPEIISLSGKTMGTTYHIRYIEDNSVSENAQKTHEQIEVVLKDVNQKMSTYINDPELSRFNQNTQVNTPIEISADFAKVLQEAIRLNQVTEGSLDVTVGPVVNLWGFGPEKRPERKPTPEQLAERQSWVGIDKIHLDMSGKTPTLSKAVPQVYIDLSSIAKGFGVDQVADVLEQRHVQNYMVEIGGEIRTKGKNPENKAWQIAIEKPNNTGERAVQEVIGLNNMAMATSGDYRIYFEENGQRFAHEIDPKTGYPIQHHLASITVLAPSSMTADGLSTGLFVLGENKALEVAEKENIPVYLIMKTEKGFETKMSSAFQKLLANKE; encoded by the coding sequence ATGAAAAAGGTATTAATCGGATTGATTGCGGTTGTCTTAGCTTGTTCATTAAGTGCATGTAAGAAAGATCCCGAAATTATTTCACTTAGCGGTAAAACCATGGGGACGACTTACCATATCCGCTATATTGAGGATAATTCTGTTAGCGAAAACGCACAAAAAACACATGAACAGATTGAAGTGGTTTTAAAAGACGTGAATCAGAAAATGTCTACTTACATTAACGATCCCGAACTAAGTCGCTTTAATCAAAATACACAAGTGAATACGCCGATTGAGATTTCCGCTGATTTTGCCAAAGTATTACAAGAAGCGATCCGTTTAAATCAGGTTACTGAAGGTTCGTTGGATGTGACTGTAGGGCCTGTAGTGAATTTATGGGGATTTGGCCCAGAAAAACGTCCAGAACGTAAACCAACCCCAGAGCAACTTGCTGAACGTCAAAGTTGGGTAGGAATTGATAAAATTCACCTTGATATGAGCGGTAAAACCCCAACATTAAGTAAAGCAGTACCGCAGGTTTATATTGATTTGTCATCTATTGCTAAGGGCTTTGGCGTGGATCAAGTGGCAGATGTATTAGAGCAACGCCACGTGCAAAATTATATGGTGGAAATTGGCGGAGAAATTCGCACTAAAGGTAAAAATCCTGAGAATAAAGCCTGGCAAATCGCTATTGAAAAACCTAATAATACGGGTGAAAGAGCAGTCCAAGAAGTGATTGGGTTAAATAATATGGCGATGGCGACCTCAGGAGATTACCGTATTTATTTTGAGGAAAACGGTCAACGCTTTGCTCATGAAATCGATCCGAAAACAGGTTATCCAATTCAGCATCATTTAGCCTCAATTACCGTGCTTGCACCAAGTTCGATGACTGCTGATGGCTTATCTACAGGTTTATTTGTACTCGGTGAAAATAAGGCACTTGAAGTGGCCGAGAAAGAAAATATTCCAGTGTATTTAATTATGAAAACAGAAAAAGGCTTTGAAACAAAAATGTCGTCAGCCTTCCAAAAATTACTCGCAAATAAGGAATAA
- the nqrF gene encoding NADH:ubiquinone reductase (Na(+)-transporting) subunit F encodes MSESSILLLGVAAFTVILLVLVAIILFAKSKLVDSGDITISINDDPEKAITLPAGGKLLGALASKGIFVSSACGGGGSCGQCVVKVKSGGGEILPTELSHISKREAKEGYRLACQVNVKGSMDVELPEEIFGVKKWECTVISNDNKATFIKELKLAIPEGEEVPFRAGGYIQIEANPHTVYYKDFDIPEEYHEDWDKYDLWRYVSKVDEHIIRAYSMASYPEEKGIIMLNVRIATPPPRQPDAPPGQMSSYIWSLKPGDKVTISGPFGEFFAKETDNEMVFIGGGAGMAPMRSHIFDQLKRLHSKRKMSFWYGARSKREIFYQEDFDQLQAENPNFVWHVALSDALPEDNWTGYTGFIHNVLYENYLKNHEAPEDCEYYMCGPPVMNAAVIKMLKDLGVEDENILLDDFGG; translated from the coding sequence ATGAGCGAATCTTCAATTTTATTATTAGGTGTTGCGGCATTTACGGTTATCCTTTTAGTGCTCGTTGCGATTATTTTATTCGCTAAATCAAAATTAGTGGATTCTGGTGATATCACCATTTCTATTAATGACGATCCTGAAAAAGCGATCACTTTACCAGCTGGTGGCAAATTACTTGGTGCTTTAGCAAGTAAAGGTATCTTCGTTTCTTCTGCGTGTGGTGGCGGCGGTTCTTGTGGCCAATGTGTCGTCAAAGTAAAAAGCGGTGGTGGTGAAATTTTACCAACCGAACTTTCTCATATCAGCAAACGTGAAGCGAAAGAAGGTTATCGTTTAGCTTGCCAAGTCAATGTAAAAGGCAGTATGGATGTTGAATTGCCAGAAGAAATCTTCGGTGTGAAAAAATGGGAATGTACGGTTATTTCTAATGATAACAAAGCAACCTTTATTAAAGAGCTTAAATTAGCGATTCCTGAAGGTGAAGAAGTTCCTTTCCGTGCGGGTGGTTATATCCAAATCGAAGCTAATCCACATACGGTTTACTATAAAGATTTCGATATTCCAGAAGAATACCACGAAGACTGGGATAAATACGATTTATGGCGTTATGTGTCTAAAGTGGATGAGCATATTATCCGTGCTTATTCTATGGCTTCATACCCAGAAGAAAAAGGCATCATTATGCTTAACGTGCGTATTGCAACGCCTCCACCACGTCAACCTGATGCACCTCCAGGTCAAATGTCTTCTTACATTTGGTCATTAAAACCAGGTGATAAAGTGACAATTTCTGGTCCATTCGGTGAATTCTTTGCGAAAGAAACCGATAATGAAATGGTCTTCATCGGTGGTGGTGCGGGTATGGCACCAATGCGTTCTCATATCTTTGACCAATTAAAACGTTTACACTCTAAACGTAAAATGTCATTCTGGTATGGTGCACGTTCTAAACGCGAAATCTTCTATCAAGAAGACTTTGACCAATTACAAGCCGAAAATCCAAACTTCGTATGGCATGTAGCACTTTCCGATGCATTGCCAGAAGATAACTGGACAGGTTACACCGGCTTTATTCACAACGTACTTTATGAAAACTACTTGAAAAATCATGAAGCACCAGAAGATTGTGAATACTACATGTGTGGACCTCCGGTGATGAACGCTGCGGTAATCAAAATGTTGAAAGACCTCGGTGTTGAAGATGAAAACATCTTACTAGATGACTTCGGTGGTTGA
- the nqrE gene encoding NADH:ubiquinone reductase (Na(+)-transporting) subunit E yields the protein MEHYISLFVKAIFIENMALSFFLGMCTFLAVSKKVSTAFGLGVAVVVVLGIAVPANQFVYEHVLKDGALVEGVSLEFLNFITFIGIIAGLVQLLEMTLDKFFPALYNALGIFLPLIAVNCAIFGGVSFAVQREYTFAESAVYGVGAGLGWMLAIVALAGLTEKMKYADVPAGLKGLGITFITAGLMALGFMSFSGIQL from the coding sequence ATGGAACATTATATTAGCCTATTCGTGAAGGCGATCTTCATTGAAAACATGGCGCTCTCTTTCTTCTTAGGGATGTGTACTTTCCTTGCTGTTTCTAAGAAAGTTTCTACGGCTTTTGGCCTTGGCGTTGCAGTAGTTGTCGTACTTGGTATTGCGGTACCGGCTAACCAATTTGTATACGAACATGTATTAAAAGATGGCGCATTGGTAGAAGGTGTAAGCCTTGAGTTTTTAAACTTTATTACCTTTATCGGGATTATCGCGGGTCTTGTTCAATTACTTGAAATGACTTTAGATAAATTCTTCCCAGCACTTTATAACGCATTAGGTATTTTCCTTCCACTTATCGCTGTAAACTGTGCGATCTTCGGTGGTGTATCTTTTGCTGTACAACGTGAATACACTTTTGCAGAATCTGCAGTTTATGGTGTGGGTGCAGGGTTAGGTTGGATGTTAGCAATCGTTGCGCTTGCAGGTTTAACTGAGAAAATGAAATATGCCGATGTACCGGCAGGCTTAAAAGGATTAGGGATTACCTTTATCACTGCAGGCTTGATGGCGCTTGGCTTTATGTCATTCTCTGGTATTCAGTTATAA